Proteins from one Gibbsiella quercinecans genomic window:
- the acs gene encoding acetate--CoA ligase, with product MSQLHKHAIPSAIAARTLLNPEQYQQYYQQSVQDPAAFWREHGKILDWIKPYTRVKNTSFDPGHISIRWFEDGTLNLAANCLDRHLATRGDQTAIIWEGDDPAQSKKVTYQQLHHDVCQFANVLKKLGVKKGDVVAIYMPMVPEAAVAMLACARIGAVHSVIFGGFSPEAVAGRIIDSNARLVITADEGLRAGRAVPLKKNVDDALKKPGVTSVSNVVVFQRTAKPGYWQQGRDLWWHELVQGVSADCPAEEMNAEDPLFILYTSGSTGKPKGVLHTTGGYLVYAAMTFKYVFDYHDGDIYWCTADVGWVTGHSYLLYGPLACGAISLMFEGVPNYPGVNRLAQIVDKHQVNILYTAPTAIRALMAEGDKAIEGTTRDSLRIMGSVGEPINPEAWEWYYEKIGNGKCPIVDTWWQTETGGFMITPLPGATELKAGSATRPFFGVQPALVDNSGTPQEGACEGNLVITDSWPGQARSLFGDHDRFEQTYFSTFKGMYFSGDGARRDEDGYYWITGRVDDVLNVSGHRLGTAEIESALVAHPKIAEAAVVGIPHSIKGQAIYAYITLNHGEEPSPELYAEVRNWVREEIGPIATPDVLHWTDSLPKTRSGKIMRRILRKIAAGDTSNLGDTSTLADPAVVDKLLEEKQSMKVPS from the coding sequence ATGAGCCAATTGCATAAACACGCTATCCCTTCAGCCATTGCGGCGCGCACTTTGCTCAACCCAGAGCAATATCAACAGTATTATCAACAGTCTGTGCAAGATCCGGCGGCTTTTTGGCGCGAACACGGCAAGATCCTTGATTGGATTAAGCCTTATACCAGGGTAAAGAATACGTCGTTTGATCCGGGGCACATCAGCATCCGTTGGTTTGAGGACGGCACGCTGAACCTGGCGGCCAACTGTCTGGATCGCCATCTGGCAACCCGCGGCGACCAAACGGCGATTATCTGGGAAGGCGACGATCCGGCGCAGTCAAAAAAGGTCACTTATCAACAGTTGCACCACGATGTCTGCCAGTTTGCCAACGTGCTGAAAAAGCTGGGGGTCAAAAAGGGCGATGTGGTTGCCATTTATATGCCGATGGTGCCGGAAGCGGCGGTGGCGATGCTGGCCTGTGCGCGTATCGGCGCGGTGCACTCCGTGATCTTCGGCGGCTTTTCACCTGAAGCGGTGGCCGGCCGTATTATCGATTCCAACGCCAGGCTGGTGATCACCGCCGATGAAGGGCTGCGCGCCGGGCGCGCGGTGCCGCTGAAAAAGAACGTCGACGACGCCCTGAAAAAACCGGGTGTGACCAGCGTCAGCAATGTGGTGGTGTTCCAGCGCACCGCGAAGCCGGGCTACTGGCAGCAAGGGCGCGATCTGTGGTGGCACGAGCTGGTGCAGGGCGTCTCCGCCGATTGCCCGGCGGAAGAGATGAACGCGGAAGATCCGTTGTTCATCCTGTATACCTCCGGCTCGACCGGCAAGCCAAAAGGGGTGCTGCATACCACCGGCGGCTATCTGGTGTATGCCGCCATGACCTTCAAGTATGTTTTTGATTACCATGACGGCGATATTTACTGGTGCACCGCCGACGTGGGTTGGGTGACCGGCCACAGCTACCTGCTGTATGGCCCCTTGGCCTGCGGCGCTATCTCGCTGATGTTCGAGGGCGTGCCAAATTACCCGGGCGTTAACCGCCTGGCGCAAATCGTCGACAAGCATCAGGTGAATATTCTTTATACCGCGCCGACGGCGATCCGCGCCCTGATGGCGGAGGGCGACAAGGCCATTGAAGGCACCACGCGCGATTCGCTGCGCATCATGGGCTCGGTGGGCGAGCCGATCAACCCGGAAGCCTGGGAGTGGTACTACGAGAAGATCGGCAACGGCAAATGCCCGATTGTCGATACCTGGTGGCAAACGGAAACCGGCGGCTTCATGATCACCCCGCTGCCGGGGGCGACGGAATTAAAAGCCGGTTCGGCCACGCGGCCGTTCTTTGGCGTGCAGCCGGCGCTGGTCGATAATAGCGGCACGCCGCAGGAAGGGGCGTGCGAAGGTAACCTGGTGATCACCGATTCCTGGCCCGGCCAGGCCCGCAGCCTGTTTGGCGACCACGATCGCTTTGAACAGACCTATTTCTCCACCTTCAAGGGCATGTACTTCAGCGGTGACGGTGCCCGCCGTGACGAAGACGGCTATTACTGGATCACCGGGCGGGTGGATGACGTGCTCAACGTTTCCGGCCACCGGCTCGGCACGGCGGAAATCGAATCCGCGCTGGTCGCCCACCCCAAAATCGCCGAGGCCGCGGTGGTGGGCATCCCACACAGCATTAAGGGCCAGGCGATTTATGCCTACATCACGCTAAACCACGGTGAGGAGCCCTCGCCGGAGCTGTATGCCGAAGTGCGCAACTGGGTGCGGGAAGAGATCGGCCCCATCGCCACGCCGGACGTTCTCCACTGGACAGATTCACTGCCCAAAACCCGCTCTGGCAAGATCATGCGCCGCATCCTGCGCAAAATCGCCGCCGGCGACACCAGCAACCTGGGGGATACCTCTACGCTGGCGGATCCTGCGGTGGTCGACAAGCTGCTGGAAGAAAAACAATCAATGAAAGTTCCATCATAA
- a CDS encoding DUF4156 domain-containing protein, with the protein MRIKALLGLSAAMLLAGCTTTNTLTAAGQQVKFTDAKPAAECRLVGEVTGTQSNWLSGSDAESTGLRGAANDLRNKAAELGGNVIYGANSPSQNLLSSFAPLDSKMVGQVYKCP; encoded by the coding sequence ATGCGGATTAAAGCCTTACTGGGTCTTTCGGCAGCCATGCTGCTGGCAGGTTGCACCACCACGAATACGCTGACGGCAGCGGGTCAGCAGGTTAAATTTACCGATGCCAAACCGGCGGCAGAGTGCCGGTTGGTTGGCGAAGTCACCGGTACACAGAGCAACTGGCTGTCTGGCAGCGATGCTGAAAGCACCGGCCTGCGCGGCGCAGCGAACGATCTGCGCAACAAAGCCGCAGAGCTGGGTGGTAACGTCATCTATGGCGCTAACAGCCCAAGCCAAAACCTGCTGTCGAGCTTTGCCCCGCTGGACAGCAAAATGGTCGGCCAGGTCTACAAGTGCCCATAG
- the groL gene encoding chaperonin GroEL (60 kDa chaperone family; promotes refolding of misfolded polypeptides especially under stressful conditions; forms two stacked rings of heptamers to form a barrel-shaped 14mer; ends can be capped by GroES; misfolded proteins enter the barrel where they are refolded when GroES binds): MAAKDVKFGNDARVKMQRGVNVLADAVKVTLGPKGRNVVLDKSFGAPSITKDGVSVAREIELEDKFENMGAQMVKEVASKANDAAGDGTTTATVLAQSIINEGLKAVAAGMNPMDLKRGIDKAVIAAVEELKKLSVPCSDSKAIAQVGTISANSDETVGKLIAEAMDKVGKEGVITVEEGSGLQDELDVVEGMQFDRGYLSPYFINKPETGSVELESPFILLVDKKVSNIREMLPVLEAVAKAGKPLLIIAEDVEGEALATLVVNTMRGIVKVAAVKAPGFGDRRKAMLQDIATLTAGTVISEEIGLELEKATLEDLGQAKRVVINKDTTIIIDGVGEEATIQGRVSQIRQQIEEATSDYDREKLQERVAKLAGGVAVIKVGAATEVEMKEKKARVEDALHATRAAVEEGVVAGGGVALIRVAGKIVNLKGDNEDQNVGIKVALRAMEAPLRQIVINAGEEASVIANNVKAGEGSYGYNAFSEEYGDMIAMGILDPTKVTRSALQYAASVAGLMITTECMVTDLPKEDKADLGAAGGMGGMGGMGGMM; encoded by the coding sequence ATGGCAGCTAAAGACGTAAAATTCGGTAACGACGCCCGCGTAAAAATGCAGCGTGGCGTGAATGTTCTCGCTGATGCAGTAAAAGTCACCCTGGGCCCGAAAGGCCGTAACGTTGTGCTGGACAAATCTTTCGGCGCGCCAAGCATCACCAAAGACGGCGTTTCCGTTGCACGTGAAATCGAACTGGAAGACAAGTTCGAAAACATGGGCGCACAGATGGTGAAAGAAGTTGCCTCCAAAGCGAACGACGCTGCGGGCGACGGTACCACCACGGCAACCGTACTGGCTCAGTCCATCATCAACGAAGGCCTGAAAGCCGTTGCTGCAGGCATGAACCCAATGGACCTGAAACGCGGTATCGATAAAGCCGTTATCGCCGCTGTGGAAGAGCTGAAAAAACTGTCCGTGCCTTGCTCCGATTCCAAAGCTATCGCTCAGGTGGGCACCATCTCTGCGAACTCCGACGAAACCGTGGGTAAACTGATCGCAGAAGCGATGGATAAAGTCGGTAAAGAAGGCGTTATCACCGTTGAAGAAGGTTCTGGCCTGCAAGACGAACTGGACGTTGTAGAAGGTATGCAGTTCGATCGCGGCTACCTGTCCCCTTACTTCATCAACAAACCAGAAACCGGTTCTGTTGAGCTGGAAAGCCCATTCATCCTGCTGGTTGACAAAAAAGTCTCCAACATCCGTGAAATGCTGCCAGTTCTGGAAGCCGTTGCCAAAGCCGGTAAACCTCTGCTGATCATCGCAGAAGACGTTGAAGGCGAAGCGCTGGCGACCCTGGTGGTTAACACCATGCGCGGCATCGTGAAAGTGGCTGCGGTTAAAGCACCTGGCTTCGGCGATCGTCGTAAAGCCATGCTGCAAGATATCGCAACCCTGACTGCAGGTACCGTTATCTCTGAAGAGATCGGCCTGGAGCTGGAAAAAGCCACCCTGGAAGACCTCGGCCAGGCTAAACGCGTTGTGATCAACAAAGACACCACCATCATCATTGATGGCGTGGGCGAAGAAGCCACAATTCAGGGCCGTGTCAGCCAGATCCGTCAGCAGATCGAAGAAGCAACTTCTGACTACGATCGTGAAAAACTGCAAGAGCGCGTGGCTAAACTGGCCGGCGGCGTTGCCGTTATCAAAGTTGGCGCAGCAACCGAAGTTGAAATGAAAGAGAAAAAAGCACGCGTTGAAGATGCCCTGCACGCAACCCGTGCTGCGGTTGAAGAAGGCGTGGTTGCCGGCGGTGGTGTTGCGCTGATCCGCGTAGCAGGCAAAATTGTTAACCTGAAAGGCGACAACGAAGACCAGAACGTGGGGATCAAAGTTGCCCTGCGCGCCATGGAAGCTCCGCTGCGCCAGATCGTTATCAACGCCGGTGAAGAAGCCTCTGTTATCGCCAACAACGTGAAAGCGGGCGAAGGCAGCTACGGCTACAACGCATTCTCCGAAGAATACGGCGATATGATCGCAATGGGTATTCTGGATCCAACCAAAGTAACCCGTTCTGCTCTGCAGTATGCAGCTTCTGTTGCCGGCCTGATGATCACCACCGAATGTATGGTGACCGACCTGCCGAAAGAAGATAAAGCCGATCTGGGCGCTGCCGGCGGTATGGGCGGCATGGGTGGCATGGGCGGCATGATGTAA
- the gltP gene encoding glutamate/aspartate:proton symporter GltP, which yields MKNVKISLAWQILIALILGVIVGAVLHNQAESREWLVSNILSPAGDIFIRLIKMIVVPIVISTLIVGIAGVGDTKKLGRIGLKTILYFEVITTFAIVVGLTLANVFQPGHGIDMSTLSTVDISQYEKTTEQVQSGSHSLVVTILSLIPSNVFASIAKGDMLPIIFFSVLFGLGLSSLPKQTKEPLLNVFKAVSESMFKVTHMIMRYAPIGVFGLISVTVANFGFASLLPLAKLVVLVYVAIAFFALVVLGIVARLCKLRVWTLIRILKDELILAYSTASSETVLPRIIEKMEAYGAPKAITSFVVPTGYSFNLDGSTLYQSIAAIFIAQLYGIELSLGQEILLVLTLMVTSKGIAGVPGVSFVVLLATLGSVGIPLEGLAFIAGVDRIMDMARTALNVIGNALAVLVIAKWEGQFDSEKALAYEKSFLSGEAKPVNQA from the coding sequence ATGAAAAATGTAAAAATTAGCCTGGCTTGGCAAATTCTGATCGCACTGATATTAGGTGTTATCGTTGGAGCAGTGCTGCATAATCAGGCCGAATCCCGGGAGTGGCTGGTCAGTAATATCCTTAGCCCGGCAGGGGATATTTTTATTCGGCTGATCAAAATGATTGTTGTGCCAATCGTTATTTCCACGCTGATTGTGGGAATTGCCGGCGTTGGCGACACCAAGAAACTTGGCCGCATCGGGTTGAAAACCATTCTTTATTTCGAAGTGATCACCACCTTCGCCATTGTGGTGGGGCTGACGCTGGCCAATGTTTTTCAACCCGGTCACGGTATCGATATGTCGACGTTGAGCACCGTCGATATCTCACAATATGAAAAAACCACCGAGCAGGTGCAAAGCGGCTCGCACAGCCTGGTGGTGACCATTCTTTCGCTGATCCCGTCGAACGTGTTCGCTTCCATTGCGAAAGGCGACATGCTGCCGATCATTTTCTTCTCGGTGCTGTTTGGCCTGGGGCTGTCATCCTTGCCAAAACAAACCAAAGAACCGCTGCTGAACGTGTTCAAAGCGGTTTCGGAGAGCATGTTCAAAGTCACCCACATGATCATGCGTTATGCGCCGATCGGGGTGTTTGGCCTGATCTCGGTGACGGTAGCCAACTTCGGCTTTGCTTCGCTGCTGCCGCTGGCAAAACTGGTGGTGCTGGTTTACGTGGCCATCGCCTTCTTCGCCCTGGTGGTGTTGGGCATCGTGGCGCGGCTGTGCAAACTGCGCGTCTGGACGCTGATCCGCATTCTGAAAGACGAACTGATCCTGGCCTACTCCACCGCCAGCTCTGAAACGGTGCTGCCACGCATCATCGAGAAAATGGAAGCCTACGGCGCCCCGAAAGCGATCACCAGCTTTGTGGTGCCGACCGGTTATTCATTCAACCTGGATGGTTCTACGCTATACCAAAGTATCGCGGCAATCTTCATCGCCCAGCTGTATGGCATCGAGCTATCCCTGGGGCAAGAGATTCTCCTGGTGCTGACGTTAATGGTCACCTCGAAAGGGATTGCCGGCGTGCCAGGCGTGTCCTTCGTGGTGCTGCTCGCCACGCTGGGCAGCGTGGGCATTCCGCTGGAAGGCCTGGCGTTCATCGCCGGCGTCGATCGTATTATGGATATGGCGCGTACCGCCCTGAACGTGATCGGTAATGCGCTGGCCGTGCTGGTCATCGCCAAGTGGGAAGGCCAGTTCGACAGCGAAAAAGCGCTCGCTTACGAGAAATCGTTTTTATCCGGTGAAGCCAAACCGGTGAACCAGGCTTAA
- the actP gene encoding cation/acetate symporter ActP, translating to MKRLFSAAVLVGLPGAACADAIGGAVQRQPLNIQAIAMFLLFVGATLYITYWASKRTRSRQDYYTAGGRITGFQNGLAIAGDFMSAASFLGISALVYTSGYDGLIYSIGFLIGWPIILFLIAERLRNLGRYTFADVASYRLRQKPIRSLSACGSLVVVALYLIAQMVGAGKLIELLFGLNYHVAVILVGILMVLYVLFGGMLATTWVQIIKAVLLLAGASFMALMVMKSVNFDFNALFAEAVKVHPKGSAIMSPGGLVSDPISALSLGLALMFGTAGLPHILMRFFTVNDAKEARKSVFYATGFIGYFYILTFIIGFGAILLVSGNPAFKDATGALLGGTNMAAVHLANAVGGNFFLGFISAVAFATILAVVAGLTLAGASAVSHDLYASVIKDGKATERDELKVSKITVLVLGIVAIALGILFEKQNIAFMVGLAFSIAASCNFPIIILSMYWSRLTTRGAMIGGWLGLLTAVILMILGPTIWVQILGHEKAIYPYEYPALFSMLVAFIGTWFFSVTDGSLAGQQERVRFRSQFVRSQTGLGISQSSAH from the coding sequence ATGAAGCGCCTGTTCTCTGCCGCCGTATTGGTCGGCCTGCCGGGCGCCGCCTGTGCGGATGCGATTGGCGGCGCGGTGCAGCGCCAGCCGCTGAACATTCAGGCGATTGCGATGTTCCTGTTGTTTGTCGGCGCCACGCTGTATATCACCTATTGGGCTTCCAAACGCACGCGTTCGCGCCAGGATTATTACACCGCCGGCGGCCGCATCACCGGCTTTCAGAATGGCCTGGCGATTGCCGGCGACTTTATGTCGGCGGCATCGTTCCTGGGGATTTCCGCCCTGGTCTATACCTCGGGCTACGACGGCCTGATCTATTCCATCGGCTTTTTGATCGGCTGGCCGATAATCCTGTTTTTGATTGCTGAACGCCTGCGCAACCTGGGGCGCTATACCTTTGCCGATGTGGCTTCCTACCGGTTGCGACAAAAACCGATCCGCTCGCTATCCGCCTGCGGCTCGCTGGTGGTGGTGGCGTTGTATCTGATCGCGCAGATGGTGGGTGCCGGTAAGCTGATCGAATTGCTGTTTGGCCTGAACTACCATGTGGCGGTGATCCTGGTGGGCATTCTGATGGTGCTGTACGTGTTGTTCGGCGGCATGCTGGCCACCACCTGGGTGCAGATCATCAAAGCCGTATTGCTGCTGGCCGGGGCCAGCTTTATGGCGCTGATGGTGATGAAATCGGTGAACTTTGACTTCAATGCGCTGTTCGCCGAAGCGGTGAAGGTGCACCCGAAGGGCAGTGCCATCATGAGCCCTGGCGGCCTGGTTTCCGATCCGATCTCGGCGCTGTCGCTGGGGTTGGCATTGATGTTCGGCACCGCAGGGCTGCCGCATATCCTGATGCGCTTTTTCACCGTTAACGATGCCAAGGAAGCGCGCAAAAGTGTGTTCTACGCCACCGGTTTTATTGGCTACTTCTATATTCTGACCTTTATTATCGGCTTCGGCGCCATTCTGCTGGTGAGCGGTAACCCGGCCTTCAAGGATGCCACCGGCGCGCTGCTGGGCGGCACCAATATGGCGGCGGTGCACCTGGCCAATGCGGTGGGCGGCAACTTCTTCCTGGGCTTTATCTCGGCGGTGGCGTTTGCCACCATTCTGGCGGTGGTGGCTGGTTTGACGTTGGCCGGCGCGTCGGCGGTTTCTCACGATCTGTACGCCAGCGTGATCAAAGATGGTAAAGCGACGGAACGTGATGAACTGAAGGTGTCGAAGATCACGGTGCTGGTGTTGGGGATCGTCGCGATCGCGCTGGGGATCTTGTTCGAGAAGCAGAATATCGCCTTTATGGTGGGCCTGGCGTTTTCTATCGCCGCCAGCTGTAACTTCCCGATTATCATTCTTTCTATGTATTGGTCGCGGCTGACGACGCGGGGCGCGATGATTGGCGGCTGGCTGGGGCTGCTGACGGCGGTGATCCTGATGATCCTGGGCCCGACCATTTGGGTGCAGATCCTGGGCCATGAAAAAGCGATCTACCCCTATGAGTATCCGGCGCTGTTTTCCATGCTGGTGGCGTTTATCGGCACCTGGTTCTTCTCGGTGACGGATGGTTCGCTGGCGGGCCAGCAAGAACGGGTGCGCTTCCGTTCGCAGTTTGTGCGTTCGCAAACCGGGCTGGGGATCTCCCAAAGCAGCGCGCATTAA
- a CDS encoding Lrp/AsnC family transcriptional regulator produces the protein MPNSKLNPTDIKILSLLQQDARITNQALAETIGMSASPCWRKVRQLEDDEVIQSYRAVLDRRKIGLGVMVFVRVSIDSHSEAEAKRFEQDVTDLDDVVACYSIGGDADFLLQVVARDLDSYAEFAMAVIRRLPGIKEMQSMFVLKEIKPFAEFPIKKPL, from the coding sequence ATGCCAAACAGCAAGCTAAATCCGACAGACATTAAAATCCTCTCCCTGCTGCAGCAGGATGCGCGCATCACCAATCAGGCACTGGCCGAAACCATTGGCATGTCGGCATCCCCCTGCTGGCGCAAAGTGCGGCAACTGGAAGACGATGAAGTGATCCAGAGCTACCGGGCCGTGCTGGATCGCCGTAAAATCGGCCTGGGCGTCATGGTGTTTGTTCGGGTCAGCATCGACAGCCATAGCGAAGCGGAAGCCAAACGCTTTGAGCAAGACGTGACCGATCTGGACGATGTGGTGGCCTGTTACAGCATCGGCGGCGATGCCGACTTCCTGCTGCAGGTGGTGGCACGGGATCTGGATTCCTACGCCGAATTTGCCATGGCCGTGATCCGGCGCCTGCCCGGTATCAAAGAGATGCAAAGCATGTTCGTGCTCAAAGAGATCAAGCCCTTCGCCGAGTTCCCGATTAAAAAACCGTTGTAA
- a CDS encoding DUF485 domain-containing protein: MNDGIYQGIEANPRFQALVRKRSRFAWLLSLITLALYVGFILLIAFNPQWLGTPIAAGSTITRGIPIGVGLIVISFVLTGVYVFRANGEFDRLTAEILREVKP; encoded by the coding sequence ATGAATGACGGCATTTATCAAGGCATTGAGGCAAACCCGCGCTTTCAGGCGCTGGTACGCAAACGCAGCCGCTTTGCCTGGCTGCTTTCGTTGATTACGCTGGCCTTGTACGTCGGCTTCATCTTGCTGATCGCTTTCAACCCACAGTGGCTTGGCACGCCGATCGCCGCCGGCTCCACCATTACCCGCGGCATTCCCATCGGCGTTGGGCTGATTGTCATTTCCTTTGTCCTCACCGGCGTGTATGTGTTCCGCGCCAACGGCGAATTTGATCGCCTGACGGCCGAAATTCTGCGTGAGGTGAAGCCATGA
- a CDS encoding DUF2000 domain-containing protein produces MKFDVNLHKCTIVIDKSLSTGLAINAASVIGISFGRTVGNLVGPDKASQDGVVYPGVIYAPLPVLLAEGDYLRQLQRRAQEEGDIHSMPFSALAQSCRTYTEYGERLSAAGYEDIALVAIGLIGPKKKITSMTGHLPLFR; encoded by the coding sequence ATGAAGTTTGATGTGAACCTGCATAAATGCACGATCGTGATTGATAAATCGCTCAGCACCGGTCTTGCCATCAACGCCGCCAGTGTGATTGGCATTAGCTTTGGCAGAACGGTCGGAAATTTGGTGGGGCCGGATAAGGCAAGCCAGGACGGCGTGGTGTATCCCGGCGTGATCTATGCGCCTTTGCCCGTGCTGTTGGCTGAAGGCGACTATCTGCGCCAATTACAGCGCCGCGCCCAGGAGGAAGGGGATATCCACAGCATGCCGTTTAGCGCGCTGGCGCAATCCTGCCGAACCTATACCGAGTACGGCGAGCGGCTCTCGGCAGCCGGCTATGAAGATATCGCGTTGGTTGCCATTGGCCTGATTGGGCCAAAAAAGAAAATCACCAGTATGACCGGGCACCTGCCGCTTTTCCGCTGA